The Pedococcus dokdonensis region CCCACCACCCGTGGCCAGGAGTGGTGGCTAGTCGTCGCCGAGGTCGCGGTGCGGGTCCTGGTCGTGCCGGGGACGAGTGCGGGGGTGTGGGCGCTGGCGCTGGCGGATCGGGATGGGCCCGGTGTCGGCGCTGCGGTCGCGGGCCCGCAGGTCGGGGCTGCGGTAGAGCGAGCCCTGCGACGACGACCCCGGTCGCGGCGGGGCAGTGGGACCGGCGGGGCTGTGGCGCGGGCTGTCCCACCCGTCATACGGGTCGGGCAGGCCGGCTTGCGGCGGCGGAGGCCCGTCGCCCCAGCGGTCGTCGCGCCCGTCGCCGTAGTCGTCGAACGGTGCGTCGAAGAGGTCCTGGTCATGCACGGCGGTGCCGAAGATCTCGGCGCAGATCGCGCGGTAGTGCTCGTCGGGCTGCGGCACCCAGTTGACCTCGCGCAGCGCCTGGTCCTGGCCGGCCGACTCCATGACGAACCGGCCGTAGCCGAGGATCCGTCCCGGCACCGACCGCTCGTAGGACATGTCGGTGACCTTCATCAGCGGCATCATCGACACCTTGCGCGTGATGAACCCGTAGAAGAGCAGCAGGCGCTTGTCGGTCGCCACGAACCAGTCGTGCCGCCACTCCGCGATCCGGTATGCCGTCCGCAGCGCGACCGCGAACCAGAACCACCAGACCAGCGTGCTGACCCACCCGATGGTGGGGTCGATCCTGGCGTCAACCCAGAACGCGAGGATGAGGGCCGCCACCCCGGACAGGACCGGTTCGGCGACCTTGCCCCAGTGCTGGTGCACGGCGGTGACGAGCTGTTCGCCGTCGAGGAGGTAGCGGTCGAGCTCTTCGTGGCGTCGTTCGGAGCCGACCATCGGCCGGACCGTTACCGGCGGCCGAGCAGGGCGTCGAAGAAGTTGCCGACGTTCTTGACGCCGTCGACGAGGATGCCGCCCGAGGTCTTGAGGATGTCGGCCGCCTGGTCGGGCGAGGTGAAGATGGCGTAGGCGATGAACGCGACGAGGACCCAGAGCAGGATCTTCTTGACGCGCTGCATGCTCATCTCCTCGGTCTGGGTGGTGCCGTCCGTGGGCAGGCCGGACGGGCCCGTCGCGGGTCCAGCCTGCCCGAAACCCTTGTCCGAACGGGTGAGGCGCGCCGCGCGTCCTGGCCGCGCGGCATACGGTAACGGCGTCAGACGACGCCGTAGAGGCGGTCACCGGCGTCGCCCAGGCCGGGGACGATGTAGCCCTTCTCGTTGAGCTTCTCGTCCATGGCGCCGGTGACGATGGTGATCGGGATGTCGAGGTCCGACAGCGCTTCCTCGACGTGCTTGACGCCCTCGGGGGCCGCCAGCAGGGTGACCGCGGTGATGTCGTCGGCGCCGCGGTCGGCGAGGTAGCGGATGGCGTCGGCCAGCGTGCCCCCGGTGGCGAGCATGGGGTCGACGACGTAGCACTGCCGGCCCTTGAGGTCGTCGGGCAGCCGGTTCGCGTAGGTGATCGCCTCGAGCGTCTCCTCGTTGCGCTGCATGCCGAGGAAGCCCACCTCGGCGCTCGGCAGGAGCCGCACCATGCCCTCGAGCATGCCGAGCCCGGCGCGCAGGATCGGGACGATGAGGGGCTTGGGGTTCGACAGCTTGATGCCGGTCGTGGGGGCGACCGGGGTCTCGATGTCGAACGGCTCCACGCGCACGTCGCGGGTGGCCTCGTAGGCCAGCAGGGTCACCAGCTCCTCGGCCAGCCGGCGGAAGGTCGGGCTGTCCGTGCGCTTGTCGCGCAGGTAGGTCAGCTTGTGCGTGATGAGCGGGTGGTCGGCAACGTGGACGCGCATAGGCGAAACTTAGCGCGTGACCCCAACGCGCGGACCCTCGGTCGATGAGCGGTATGCCGCGTGGATGGGTATGGCGCTCGACCTCGCCGCGGCCGCGGGGCGCGACGGCGACGTGCCGGTCGGCGCCGTCGTGGTGTCGCCGTCCGGCGAGGTCATCGGCCGGGGCCGCAACCTGCGCGAGGTGCAGGGCGACCCCACCGCGCACGCCGAGGTCGTCGCCCTGCGTGAGGCGGCGCAGGCTCTGGGGGAGTGGCGGCTCGAGGACTGCACGCTCGTCGTGACGCTGGAACCGTGTCCGATGTGCGCCGGGGCCCTGATGCTGGCGCGCATCTCGCGACTGGTGCTGGGGGCGTGGGACCCGAAGCTGGGGGCGACCGGCTCGGTCTGGGACATCGTCCGCGACCGCCGGGCCACCCACCGCGTCGAGGTGGTCGGTGGTGTCCGGTCCTCAGAGTGTTCTCAGGTGCTGCTGGAATTCTTCGAGGGGCACCGCAGCGGCGGCGCCGGCGGTGCCCCGGTCGAGCAGGGAGAGCGTGCGTGAGCGGCATCATCAACAACCTGGTCAACCAGGTCCTGTCCGCGCCGCCCTGGCTGGTCTACCTCATCGTCGCGCTGGTGGTGTTCGCCGAGGACGCCCTGTTCGTGGGGTTCGTGCTGCCCGGCGAGACCCTCGCGATCATCGGTGGTGTGACGGCCAGCCTCGGCCACACGTCGCTGGCGTGGGTGCTGGTCGTCGTCATCCTGGCGGCGGTCATCGGCGACTCGGTGGGCTACGAGATCGGGCGGCTGTTCGGTCCGCGGGTGATGGGGCTCAAGATCCTCGAGCGACGACGAGAGCGGCTCGACTCGGCGCAGGAGTTCCTCCGTCGTCGTGGCGGGTCGGCGGTCTTCCTCGGCCGGTGGACGGCGTTCTTCCGGGCTGTGATGCCGGCGCTCGCTGGGCTGTCGGGGATGCGCTACCGGATCTTCCTGCCCTGGAACGCGATCGGCGGAATCGCCTGGGGCGCAACGGCTGTCACAGCCGGCTATCTCGCGGGGGAGTCGTACCACCGGGTCGAGAAATGGCTTGGCCGTGGTGCCGCCGGGATCGTCGCCCTGATCGTGGTGGTCGCGATCGTGGTCTGGGCGATCCGCCGCCACCGCTCCTCCCCTGAGACTCCGGGGTCGAGGTGATATCCGACCGGAATCCGGTCGGACATCACCTCGACCCGGGGACGGGTCAGGGGGTCTCGGGTGCGGGCGTCTGCTCGGCGGTGACCTTGGGCATCAGCGCCCCGGCGACGACGGTCAGGAGCGCGGCCACCAGGACGCCGTAGAAGACGGCCGAACCTGCATCGGTCGCGGTCGCCGGGTCGGTCTCCGGGCGGCCGGAGCGGGCGATGACGCCGTTGGCGACAGCGCCGAGGACCGCCGCCCCGACAGCGCTGCCGATCGAGCGCGCGAACATGTTGGTCCCGGTCGCGACACCCCGCTCGTGCCACTCGACGCTGGCCTGCGCCGCGATCAGCGAGGGACTGGCGACCAGCCCCATGCCGAGGCCGGTCACGAAGCAGGCCAGGGCGACCACCGCGACCGAGGGGTGCTGCGAGGCCAGGGCGAGGGTCGCGGTGCCGACCACCACGAGCGCCATACCCACGAGGATGGCCGGCCGGAAACCGAACCGGAGATAGAGCAGCCGCCCCGACAAGGTGGCCGCGATCGGCCAGCCGATGGTCAGCGCCGCGAGCGCCAGGCCCCCGACGAGCGGGTCGATGCCGAGGGAGTTCTCGAGGTAGGTGGGGACGAACGAGGTGAGGCCGATGAGGATGACCCCGACGCCGAGCGCCAGCATCGTCGTCGTGGCCAGCAGGCGCCGACTCAGCACCCACAGGGGGAGCACCGGCTCGGCGGCCCGCCGCTCCACGAGGACGAACGCCACGAGGAGCCCCGCGCCGACCCCCAGCACCGCGAGGCTCGTCGGCGACGACCACGCCCAGGCCTGACCACCCTCGAGGATGCCCAGGATGAGCAGTGTCATGGCGACCGTGAGGAGGGTGGCTCCCGGGTAGTCGATGCGGTGCTGCTGGCGCTCGACGCGCTCGTGGAAGTTGCGCGCGATGAGCGCTCCGGCGAGCAGGCAGAGCGGCACGTTGACGAAGAAGATCCAGCGCCAGATGCCGAGCTGGGAGAAGACTCCTCCGAGCGTCGGGCCGACGACGGACGAGACCGCCCAGACGCTGGCGATGTAGCCCTGCGCCTTGGCCCGCTCCGCGACGGTGTAGATGTCGCCCGCGATCGTGATGGCCATCGGCTGCACTGCTCCGGCGCCGAGCCCCTGCACGGCCCGGAAGACGATGAGGGAGGTCATGCTCCACGCGGCGCCACAGAGGACCGACCCGAGGAGGAACAGCCCGATCCCGAAGAGCATCAGCGGCTTGCGGCCCACGATGTCGGCGAGCTTGGCGTAGATCGGGACCGACACCGCCTGGGCCAGCAGGTAGACCGAGAACAGCCACGGGAACTGCGCGAAGCCACCCAGGTCACGGACCACCGACGGCACGGCGGTGGCAAGGATGGTCGCGTCCATCGCGATGAGACCGGTCGAGACCATCAGGGCCAGCAGGATCGGCCCGCGGTCAGAGCGCAGGCCGACGCCGGTGGTGTCCGTCGTGGTGGAGGTCATCTCAGGTTGCAAGTGCAGTGGCAGCCGTTCCATTCCCCGAACGAGACGCACGAGAGGGACCCGACGAGTCCGTCGGGTCCCTCTCGTTGTGGCTGGCGGTGGCGGTGGGATTTGAACCCACGGTGGGCGTTAACCCACACACGCTTTCGAGGCGTGCTCCTTAGGCCGCTCGGACACGCCACCGCGGAGCAGGTTACTAGAGCGGTCGACGGCGACGAAATCGCCCCGGCTCCCCACCCGGGCTCGACCGACTCGGGCTCACTCGGCCGCCGGCGAGGTTGCCCCCTGCCCCTCGAACACCACGAAGCGGCCCTGGTGCGGGCCCAGGTCGACGGACAGCGAGCGCAGGTCGTCGACCATCCCCAGCAGCTCGCCGGTCAGGGCGTCGACGGCCCGCCAGCCGGGCTCGAGCCGCGTCGAGGTGATGCGCGAGTCGACCGACTCGCCGGAGAAGTTCAGCACGGTGGCCTGGGCCTCTGCCGCGGCCGCGTCGACTCCGTCGACGGCCTCGACCGACCAGACCAGCTCGTCGTGCACCATGACCAGGAGGCCGGGATGACTCGTCGGCGGCACGTCCACCTGGGTCGCCGTGGCGATGCCGGACCTCTCACGGAGCTCCAGGATGCGCTGCAGCTGCCGGGCGAACGACTCCTCGTCGTCGAGCTGTTCGG contains the following coding sequences:
- a CDS encoding PH domain-containing protein, with protein sequence MVGSERRHEELDRYLLDGEQLVTAVHQHWGKVAEPVLSGVAALILAFWVDARIDPTIGWVSTLVWWFWFAVALRTAYRIAEWRHDWFVATDKRLLLFYGFITRKVSMMPLMKVTDMSYERSVPGRILGYGRFVMESAGQDQALREVNWVPQPDEHYRAICAEIFGTAVHDQDLFDAPFDDYGDGRDDRWGDGPPPPQAGLPDPYDGWDSPRHSPAGPTAPPRPGSSSQGSLYRSPDLRARDRSADTGPIPIRQRQRPHPRTRPRHDQDPHRDLGDD
- the upp gene encoding uracil phosphoribosyltransferase, translating into MRVHVADHPLITHKLTYLRDKRTDSPTFRRLAEELVTLLAYEATRDVRVEPFDIETPVAPTTGIKLSNPKPLIVPILRAGLGMLEGMVRLLPSAEVGFLGMQRNEETLEAITYANRLPDDLKGRQCYVVDPMLATGGTLADAIRYLADRGADDITAVTLLAAPEGVKHVEEALSDLDIPITIVTGAMDEKLNEKGYIVPGLGDAGDRLYGVV
- a CDS encoding nucleoside deaminase, producing the protein MGMALDLAAAAGRDGDVPVGAVVVSPSGEVIGRGRNLREVQGDPTAHAEVVALREAAQALGEWRLEDCTLVVTLEPCPMCAGALMLARISRLVLGAWDPKLGATGSVWDIVRDRRATHRVEVVGGVRSSECSQVLLEFFEGHRSGGAGGAPVEQGERA
- a CDS encoding DedA family protein, with the translated sequence MSGIINNLVNQVLSAPPWLVYLIVALVVFAEDALFVGFVLPGETLAIIGGVTASLGHTSLAWVLVVVILAAVIGDSVGYEIGRLFGPRVMGLKILERRRERLDSAQEFLRRRGGSAVFLGRWTAFFRAVMPALAGLSGMRYRIFLPWNAIGGIAWGATAVTAGYLAGESYHRVEKWLGRGAAGIVALIVVVAIVVWAIRRHRSSPETPGSR
- a CDS encoding MDR family MFS transporter, whose product is MTSTTTDTTGVGLRSDRGPILLALMVSTGLIAMDATILATAVPSVVRDLGGFAQFPWLFSVYLLAQAVSVPIYAKLADIVGRKPLMLFGIGLFLLGSVLCGAAWSMTSLIVFRAVQGLGAGAVQPMAITIAGDIYTVAERAKAQGYIASVWAVSSVVGPTLGGVFSQLGIWRWIFFVNVPLCLLAGALIARNFHERVERQQHRIDYPGATLLTVAMTLLILGILEGGQAWAWSSPTSLAVLGVGAGLLVAFVLVERRAAEPVLPLWVLSRRLLATTTMLALGVGVILIGLTSFVPTYLENSLGIDPLVGGLALAALTIGWPIAATLSGRLLYLRFGFRPAILVGMALVVVGTATLALASQHPSVAVVALACFVTGLGMGLVASPSLIAAQASVEWHERGVATGTNMFARSIGSAVGAAVLGAVANGVIARSGRPETDPATATDAGSAVFYGVLVAALLTVVAGALMPKVTAEQTPAPETP